A single Ptiloglossa arizonensis isolate GNS036 chromosome 2, iyPtiAriz1_principal, whole genome shotgun sequence DNA region contains:
- the LOC143143883 gene encoding uncharacterized protein LOC143143883, with amino-acid sequence MHRVYITFTYHMRWTQKHRYYSPPLQIKINNTEEDKCFSPEQTKEDLPQPPPTTPTKTQKLPSPSSMVTPKAIRNSFAKSSEAVESKRKLSTHKIAETESEMNTNQNLENSKNVTNDKATKPSTHPLNNFQLKIPDKSTSRIPGKTSPTKLRLPKLAPSPTPQETTPSSDTYSKISLPKLIEPSTQSTRVAH; translated from the exons ATGCACAGAGTGTACATCACCTTCACATATCACATGCGGTGGACACAGAAGCATCGCTATTATTCACCGCCTCTGCAAATCAAG ATTAATAACACTGAAGAAGACAAGTGTTTTTCTCCAGAGCAGACTAAAGAAGATTTACCACAACCACCACCAACTACTCCAACAAAAACACAAAAGTTACCATCACCGTCGTCCATGGTGACTCCTAAAGCAATTAGGAATAGTTTCGCTAAATCTTCAGAAGCTGTAGaatctaaaagaaaattatcaacTCACAAAATTGCAGAGACGGAAAGTGAAATGAACACAAATCAAAATTTGGAGAACAGTAAAAACGTTACAAATGACAAAGCAACAAAACCGTCTACACATCCTcttaacaattttcaattaaagatccCAGATAAATCTACTTCTCGTATACCCGGGAAGACATCTCCAACAAAATTACGACTTCCAAAACTAGCACCATCGCCCACTCCGCAAGAAACTACCCCAAGTTCTGATACTTATTCTAAAATCAGTTTGCCGAAATTGATAGAACCTTCCACGCAATCAACCCGTGTTGCGCATTAA
- the LOC143143882 gene encoding cyclin-dependent kinase 3, whose product MDNFVKIEKIGEGAYGVVYKAKDKLTGKLVALKKIRLEKESEGVPSTAIREIALLRELAHPNIIQLLDVVDGDKHLYLVFEFLQQDLKKLLDTVRGGLDQALVKSYLYQLLKAISFCHLNCILHRDLKPQNLLIDQEGHIKLADFGLARPFGIPVRMYTHEIVTLWYRAPEILLGTKLYSIAVDVWSLGCIFAEMATRRALFPGDSEIDQLFRIFRTLGTPDESMWPGVSQLTDYTSIFPRWEPQCLDEVVPSFNSDAKDLLLKLLTYDPNQRITAKKALSHPYFTGVTLVPPPLPKKN is encoded by the exons ATGGACAACTTCGTTAAGATTGAAAAAATAGGGGAAGGGGCCTATGGGGTGGTTTATAAGGCGAAAGATAAACTGACTGGAAAGCTGGTGGCACTTAAGAAAATTCGTCTCGAGAA GGAAAGTGAAGGTGTTCCATCCACTGCTATTCGGGAAATAGCATTATTAAGAGAACTTGCACATCCAAATATTATTCAGCTGTTGGATGTGGTAGATGGTGACAAACATCTCTACCTTGTCTTTGAATTCTTGCAACaagatttgaaaaaattattagatACTGTTAGAGGAGGATTAGATCAGGCCCTTGTAAAG AGTTATTTATATCAATTATTGAAAGCAATTTCTTTCTGTCATCTCAATTGCATTTTGCACAGAGACCTAAAACCACAGAATCTGTTGATAGATCAGGAGGGTCATATAAAATTGGCAGATTTTGGATTAGCCAGACCATTTGGTATTCCTGTTCGAATGTATACACATGAAATAGTAACTCTTTGGTATAGAGCACCAGAGATATTATTAGGAACTAAATTATACTCTATTGCTGTGGATGTTTGGAGCCTTGGTTGTATATTTGCAGAGATG GCAACTAGAAGAGCATTGTTCCCAGGTGATTCGGAAATAGATCAGCTTTTTAGGATATTTCGTACATTAGGTACGCCTGATGAAAGCATGTGGCCAGGAGTGTCACAACTAACTGATTACACATCAATCTTTCCAAGGTGGGAACCTCAATGCTTAGACGAAGTTGTGCCTTCCTTCAATTCTGATGCCAAAGATTTACTTTTG AAACTCTTGACTTATGATCCCAATCAGAGAATAACAGCAAAGAAAGCATTAAGTCATCCTTATTTTACTGGAGTTACATTAGTTCCCCCACCACTGCCAAAGAAAAATTAA